In Castanea sativa cultivar Marrone di Chiusa Pesio chromosome 6, ASM4071231v1, a single window of DNA contains:
- the LOC142638185 gene encoding disease resistance protein RPM1-like has protein sequence MAETAVSPLIDRLLHLLTQEAKLLGGIHGEVADIKDELESIQSFLKDADAKAVAEQDIDEGVKTWVKQVREVAFHIDVAIDQYLLQVALHDPHPSGIRGTLQKTTHLLRTIIPRHNFAAKIQEIKASIQKINERSKRYGFQSTAQGSCSGARGISWNNDPRKDTLYLDNADVVGIESSIDELISWLVGGSPHRTVVSVVGMGGLGKTTLTKKVYDNQMVKGHFDCHAWISVSQSYKIEDLLRSIIKQFCEGRKELPSSGIDAMDEQLLVNKLRDYLQQKRYVVVFDDVWKIEFWDSIKHSLPDNQIGGRIIITTRNSEVANYCKKSSHVHVYKLQPLPRDKAWDLFCKRAFQFDFEGHCPANLEKLSHDIVEKCGGLPLAIVAIGGLLSTKEKNMFEWKNLHDSLGFEFGRNPHLSSVNKILSLSFEDLPYNLKSCFLYLGMYPEDYSINCIRLFRQWIAEGFVKEIEGKTLEEVAQEFLIELIHRSLVQVSEVKLDGKVRRCRLHDLLHEIVLQKMKDLSFCHVLLKQESSFEGLVQRMSVNKVSYNVLKGFKDKKIHSLLLFNLDELPKSFISPFFSNFKFLKVMDFEEAPLDHIPKDVGSLFHLRYLSLRNTKVKKLPKSIGKLQNLETLDLKQTLVSELPIEINRLRKLRHLLAYYHDYGLDFSLASQKGVKIQKGVGCLEELQKLYFVDLNHGGVDLVKDMGKLRQLRKLGVKNLSKETMRALCASIATMNHLQSLDIASISEDEIIDLQSISTPLQCLQRLYIKGHLEKFPDWIPKLQHLVKLGIYWSKLNEDPMKALQNLPNLLELEISRQAYNGEQLHIKIGGFPKLKILNLQFLNALHSLMIDQGALPLLEKFVIGRSPQLKEVPCGILHLRNLKELRFIDMHKEFEESLDPELGSHYWIIEHVPIVYLLHKVRTGFYDLEARILRSKHLIGS, from the coding sequence ATGGCAGAGACGGCGGTATCCCCTCTTATCGACAGGCTGCTTCACTTGCTGACCCAAGAAGCAAAACTGTTAGGAGGCATACATGGAGAAGTTGCTGACATCAAAGATGAACTAGAGAGCATTCAGTCCTTCCTCAAGGATGCAGATGCAAAGGCCGTAGCTGAACAAGACATTGACGAGGGCGTCAAAACATGGGTGAAACAAGTAAGAGAAGTAGCTTTCCACATAGACGTTGCAATCGATCAATACTTGCTTCAGGTGGCACTACATGATCCTCATCCAAGTGGCATCCGTGGTACCCTCCAGAAAACCACTCACTTACTCAGAACAATAATACCTCGCCACAATTTCGCAGCTAAGATTCAAGAGATCAAGGCATCAATTCAGAAAATCAATGAGAGAAGTAAAAGATATGGCTTCCAATCCACTGCTCAAGGATCGTGTAGTGGTGCTCGGGGTATAAGTTGGAATAATGACCCTCGAAAGGATACCCTTTATCTTGACAATGCAGATGTTGTAGGAATTGAATCTTCTATAGATGAATTGATTAGCTGGTTGGTAGGAGGATCTCCTCATCGTACTGTGGTTTCAGTGGTAGGAATGGGGGGACTAGGTAAAACCACTCTTACCAAGAAAGTCTATGACAACCAAATGGTAAAAGGGCACTTTGACTGCCATGCTTGGATCTCAGTTTCTCAGTCTTACAAAATAGAAGATTTGTTAAGGAGCATAATAAAGCAGTTTTGCGAGGGCAGAAAGGAGCTCCCTTCGTCGGGAATTGATGCAATGGATGAACAATTGTTGGTCAATAAATTGAGGGATTACTTACAGCAAAAAAGGTATGTGGTTGTATTCGATGATGTatggaaaattgaattttgggaTAGCATAAAACATTCTTTACCTGATAATCAGATAGGTGGTAGAATTATTATCACAACACGTAATAGTGAGGTTGctaattattgtaaaaaatctTCACATGTTCATGTTTACAAGTTGCAACCACTACCTCGGGACAAGGCTTGGGACCTCTTTTGCAAAAGGGCTTTCCAATTTGATTTTGAAGGTCATTGTCCCGCAAATTTAGAGAAATTGTCTCATGACATTGTTGAGAAGTGCGGAGGATTACCACTTGCAATTGTTGCTATAGGTGGTCTTttgtcaacaaaagaaaaaaatatgtttgaatgGAAAAACTTGCACGATAGCCTTGGCTTTGAGTTTGGAAGAAATCCACATCTTTCAAGTGTCAACAAAATTCTATCCCTAAGTTTTGAAGACTTGCCTTATAACCTAAAGTCTTGTTTCTTATACCTTGGTATGTATCCAGAGGATTACTCAATTAATTGTATAAGATTGTTTCGACAATGGATAGCTGAAGGCTTTGTGAAAGAAATTGAAGGTAAAACATTAGAAGAGGTTGCACAAGAATTCTTGATAGAATTAATCCATAGAAGTTTGGTTCAAGTATCGGAGGTCAAATTGGATGGAAAAGTTAGACGATGTCGACTCCATGATCTTTTGCATGAGATTGTCCTCCAAAAGATGAAGGATTTGAGTTTTTGTCATGTACTATTGAAACAAGAGTCAAGTTTCGAAGGACTAGTTCAACGCATGTCAGTAAACAAAGTTTCATATAATGTTCTCAAAGGatttaaggacaaaaaaattcattcacTTTTATTGTTCAATCTTGATGAATTGCCAAAGTCTTTTATAAGTCCcttcttttcaaatttcaagtttttgaaagTAATGGATTTTGAAGAGGCTCCATTGGATCACATTCCTAAAGATGTTGGAAGTTTATTTCACTTAAGGTATTTAAGTTTGAGAAATACCAAAGTAAAAAAGCTTCCAAAATCCATAGGAAAGTTGCAAAATTTGGAGACTCTAGATCTAAAGCAAACCCTAGTGTCTGAATTACCAATAGAGATTAACAGGCTTCGTAAGTTGCGACATCTTTTAGCCTACTATCACGACTATGGACTAGATTTCAGTTTGGCTTCTCAAAAAGGGGTAAAGATACAAAAAGGGGTTGGATGTCTAGAGGAGTTGCAAAAgttgtattttgtggatttGAATCATGGAGGGGTTGATCTAGTTAAAGATATGGGAAAGTTGAGACAATTGAGGAAGCTTGGAGTGAAAAACCTATCAAAGGAAACCATGAGGGCTTTATGTGCCTCTATTGCAACAATGAACCACCTGCAATCTCTTGATATAGCTTCAATAAGCGAAGATGAGATCATTGATTTACAATCCATTTCAACTCCACTTCAATGTCTTCAGCGCCTCTACATAAAGGGGCATTTAGAGAAGTTCCCAGATTGGATTCCTAAACTTCAACATCTAGTCAAATTAGGGATTTATTGGTCAAAGTTGAATGAGGACCCAATGAAAGCCCTTCAAAATCTGCCTAATTTGTTGGAACTTGAAATCTCAAGACAAGCATACAATGGAGAGCAATTGCATATTAAGATAGGAGGgtttccaaaactcaaaattctaAATCTCCAATTCTTGAATGCATTGCATTCgttgatgatagatcagggagCATTGcctcttcttgaaaaatttgTGATTGGGCGTAGTCCGCAACTAAAAGAGGTGCCGTGTGGAATCCTACATCTGAGAAACCTCAAAGAATTGAGATTTATTGATATGCACAAGGAATTCGAAGAAAGTTTGGATCCTGAGCTAGGATCACATTACTGGATTATTGAGCACGTACCCATCGTTTATCTCTTACACAAGGTTCGCACAGGATTTTACGACCTTGAGGCCCGCATTCTTCGTTCCAAACATTTGATAGGGTCATAA